A region of Allocoleopsis franciscana PCC 7113 DNA encodes the following proteins:
- a CDS encoding DUF5357 family protein, producing the protein MKYLLTFYNWLRKEVRLPSAFSWETLIVLSLFSYYMAILANGWVRNFVVNFGWIFLILGVFWGTTASNQLRIGYKTPAQPGFPLSPWITGALVSIYIFGVVADDQTGEISRNMLIYWPIISAIIAVIPDYVGSGLKVKVPPPEKRKNQFLLFASQILLSCWFQFHFLIQDYVAQYPTMVADDFRKSAFVVKWEAPLSSPTPRGAAILDAMGIQLKETLDARRWSDVERVLLPQELKNLINTTQKQVKKRLSPVLEDDLWEVSLAGGKATARDSGGYNLPLQAIWRGPRSTDQPYSVTKNCQIVQISPPANAATKALNTPPNAPPAPVSRFQCQEVKGWGVDQPRNRLDSFIRT; encoded by the coding sequence GTGAAATATCTCCTTACTTTTTACAATTGGCTGCGAAAAGAAGTTCGTCTTCCCAGTGCCTTTTCCTGGGAAACTCTCATTGTTCTTAGCCTGTTTTCCTACTACATGGCAATTCTTGCCAATGGTTGGGTCAGAAACTTTGTCGTTAATTTCGGCTGGATTTTTTTGATTTTGGGCGTCTTCTGGGGGACGACGGCTTCTAACCAACTGAGAATCGGTTATAAAACCCCGGCACAACCCGGTTTTCCCTTGAGTCCCTGGATTACCGGCGCACTCGTGAGTATTTACATTTTTGGTGTTGTTGCTGACGACCAGACTGGTGAAATCTCACGAAACATGCTGATTTACTGGCCGATTATCTCAGCGATTATTGCCGTTATCCCCGATTATGTGGGATCGGGGTTAAAGGTCAAAGTTCCGCCCCCGGAGAAGCGCAAAAACCAGTTTCTGTTATTTGCTAGCCAAATCCTGCTCAGTTGTTGGTTCCAATTTCACTTCCTGATTCAGGACTACGTCGCGCAATATCCGACAATGGTGGCTGATGACTTTCGCAAGAGCGCCTTTGTGGTGAAATGGGAAGCGCCATTGTCCTCCCCAACCCCCAGAGGTGCCGCGATTTTAGATGCCATGGGAATCCAGTTAAAAGAGACGTTGGATGCCAGACGCTGGTCAGATGTAGAGCGAGTACTCCTACCCCAAGAACTCAAAAATTTGATTAACACGACCCAAAAGCAAGTCAAGAAAAGACTTTCACCCGTGTTGGAGGATGATTTATGGGAGGTGAGCTTAGCCGGAGGAAAGGCTACAGCGCGGGATTCTGGGGGATATAATCTACCCCTACAAGCCATTTGGAGAGGGCCTCGCTCTACCGATCAACCCTATTCCGTGACCAAGAATTGCCAAATTGTTCAGATTTCTCCGCCAGCCAACGCGGCAACGAAGGCTCTCAATACCCCGCCCAATGCTCCCCCTGCCCCCGTTAGTCGTTTTCAGTGTCAAGAGGTGAAAGGCTGGGGGGTAGATCAACCCCGAAACCGACTGGATAGCTTTATCCGTACATAG
- the fraC gene encoding filament integrity protein FraC — MTEAVLPLQTFLFQFLFLLVAIALESRVLYRRMNISRRTSVEYSTFINLLAASTGWLVFFLIQEWIPLYLKDQLISYIFFDRLLGPRPEDLTLVIAATGVVIFFSAFLIKLSGLNLLETFLEDKPQGENESAKRPWPTLIHRLDDVAASPKSNHATTILLANAYSYSAISLLLFLRFLQIYTPINNLNF; from the coding sequence ATGACAGAGGCCGTTTTGCCACTACAGACTTTTTTGTTTCAGTTTTTATTTCTGCTAGTTGCGATCGCGCTAGAATCCAGAGTCTTGTACAGAAGGATGAACATCAGCCGCAGAACCAGCGTCGAATATTCTACCTTCATCAATTTACTAGCCGCGAGTACGGGTTGGCTGGTTTTTTTTCTGATCCAGGAATGGATACCCCTATATTTAAAAGACCAGCTCATTAGTTATATTTTCTTTGATCGCCTGCTCGGCCCTCGCCCAGAAGACTTAACACTTGTGATTGCGGCAACTGGGGTAGTCATCTTTTTCTCGGCCTTCCTGATTAAGCTCAGTGGTCTCAATCTTCTCGAAACTTTTCTCGAAGACAAACCCCAAGGAGAAAACGAATCAGCTAAACGGCCTTGGCCAACGTTGATCCATCGTTTAGACGATGTCGCTGCCTCTCCTAAGTCTAATCATGCAACGACGATCCTCTTGGCTAACGCTTATAGCTATAGTGCCATCTCGCTACTTTTATTCCTGCGATTCCTGCAAATCTACACTCCAATCAACAATCTAAATTTCTAA
- a CDS encoding ABC transporter permease yields MSFGRIWAIASNAFREVIRDRILYLIGLSTLLLLLALRLLPEIAATTQDKIFLDVGLAAIELLSVFVAVFVGTSLINKEIEKRTVLVLIPKPLTRAEFIIGKQLGLSGVLAILMIALTLIYLILLSFSKIEYPLASILVSTLYLFLKLSLLIAVALLFGVFTSSILATLLTLAVYLMGNLSRDIVTVGNLSRNSNLESLTQSLYLVLPDLSRLNFKNEAVYGILPSPQTLLSNGAYGVFYTVLLLAIAILIFSRREF; encoded by the coding sequence GTGAGCTTTGGGCGGATTTGGGCAATCGCCTCAAATGCATTTCGGGAAGTAATTCGCGATCGCATCTTATATCTGATTGGCTTGTCTACTCTGCTGTTGCTTCTGGCACTGCGGCTTTTACCGGAAATCGCAGCCACCACACAGGACAAAATATTTCTAGATGTTGGTCTAGCCGCGATTGAACTGTTGAGTGTTTTTGTGGCTGTGTTTGTCGGTACCAGTTTAATTAACAAGGAAATCGAGAAACGCACGGTCTTAGTCTTAATTCCTAAGCCCTTAACACGCGCCGAATTTATTATTGGCAAACAATTGGGGCTGTCTGGTGTTCTCGCGATTTTGATGATTGCACTGACACTCATCTACCTAATTTTGCTGAGTTTCAGTAAAATCGAATACCCTTTAGCCAGTATTCTCGTTTCAACACTTTATCTGTTTTTAAAGCTGTCTTTGCTGATTGCGGTGGCACTGTTGTTTGGCGTTTTTACCAGCTCAATTTTAGCCACACTGCTCACCTTGGCTGTTTATTTAATGGGAAATTTGAGCCGTGATATCGTAACTGTTGGTAACTTAAGCCGCAACTCGAATCTTGAGAGCCTGACTCAAAGTCTGTACCTGGTTTTACCCGATTTATCTCGCCTTAATTTCAAGAATGAGGCTGTTTATGGAATACTGCCATCGCCACAAACTTTATTGAGTAATGGGGCGTATGGGGTGTTCTATACGGTGTTGCTGTTAGCGATCGCTATCCTCATTTTTTCGCGCCGTGAGTTTTAA
- a CDS encoding ATP-dependent Clp protease ATP-binding subunit — MFERFTDRAIKAIMLAQEEARRLGHNLVGTEQILLGLLGEGKGIASIVLNNFGITLESARAEVENLIGRGYRAVPAQLPFTPKAKRIFDQSFKEARQLGHNYIGTEHLLLAITHDEEGVAAKVIENLDVDLGDVRSAVIKAMGEVAAAAKTRSQGSSLFGETPTKKASLEEFGRNLTQLALEGKLDPVVGRAKEIERVIQILGRRTKNNPVLIGEPGVGKTAIAEGLAQRIVDNHVPDLLEDKQVFTLDMGLLLSGTRYRGDFEERLKQIMEEVRQSGNIILVIDEIHTLVGAGSTEGGMDAANLLKPALARGELQCLGATTLDEYRKHIERDAALERRFQPVMVGEPSVEDTIEILYGLRDAYEQFHKVKISNQALEAAAKLSDRYIQDRFLPDKAIDLIDEAGSRIHLIHSGPSPAAKELKQELRRITQKKEEAVKAQNFDKASQMRDRELELESQLQAMLNNDQEQNASLTPTVTEEDIAQIVASWTGIPVNKLTESESAMLLHLEDTLHQRLVGQEEAVVAVSRAIRRARVGLKNPNRPIASFIFSGPTGVGKTELAKALAAYFFGSEEAMIRLDMSEFMESHTVSKLIGSPPGYVGYDEGGQLTEAVRRKPYTVLLFDEIEKAHPDVFNMLLQLLDDGRLTDAQGRTVDFKNTLIIMTSNIGSKVIEKGGSSFGFESSGNEAESRYLRIRDKVNEDLKGYFRPEFLNRLDEIIVFRQLTRDEVKQIADLMLRDISIRLLEQGIALEVTGRFKDRLVDEGYDPSYGARPLRRAIMRLLEDSLAEAMLSGQVNDGDTAVIDVDDKGQVKVLQSQPQELLLQGVG; from the coding sequence ATGTTTGAACGTTTCACAGATAGAGCCATCAAAGCTATTATGCTCGCCCAGGAAGAAGCTCGTCGCCTGGGACACAACCTCGTGGGAACCGAGCAAATTCTCTTGGGGTTGCTAGGTGAAGGCAAAGGTATTGCCAGTATTGTCCTCAATAATTTTGGCATTACCCTGGAATCGGCACGGGCAGAGGTCGAGAATTTGATTGGACGCGGGTATCGAGCTGTCCCGGCACAACTCCCCTTTACTCCTAAAGCCAAGCGCATTTTCGATCAATCGTTCAAAGAGGCTCGTCAACTCGGACATAACTATATTGGTACGGAACATTTATTGTTGGCAATCACCCATGACGAAGAAGGTGTTGCTGCCAAAGTGATTGAAAACCTAGACGTTGACTTGGGTGATGTTCGCAGCGCCGTGATTAAAGCGATGGGAGAAGTCGCTGCTGCTGCCAAAACGAGAAGCCAAGGGTCTTCGCTGTTTGGAGAAACTCCAACTAAAAAGGCGAGTTTGGAAGAGTTTGGTCGGAATCTGACTCAGCTAGCCTTAGAAGGCAAGCTTGACCCGGTTGTGGGTCGTGCCAAGGAAATTGAACGGGTAATTCAGATTTTGGGTCGTCGCACGAAGAATAACCCAGTGTTGATTGGGGAACCGGGAGTTGGCAAAACGGCGATCGCAGAAGGTCTGGCTCAACGTATTGTGGACAATCATGTCCCCGATTTGTTGGAAGATAAGCAAGTTTTCACCTTAGATATGGGCTTGCTGCTCTCAGGCACTCGCTATCGAGGAGACTTTGAGGAACGCCTCAAGCAAATTATGGAGGAAGTGCGTCAATCTGGGAATATCATCTTAGTGATTGACGAAATCCATACCTTGGTTGGTGCTGGGTCAACCGAAGGCGGCATGGATGCGGCAAATCTCCTCAAACCCGCTCTCGCACGAGGCGAATTGCAGTGCTTGGGAGCCACCACGCTTGATGAATACCGGAAGCATATTGAACGGGATGCGGCTTTAGAGCGCCGTTTCCAACCCGTGATGGTAGGAGAACCGTCCGTTGAGGACACGATTGAGATTCTGTACGGTCTGCGCGATGCTTACGAGCAGTTCCATAAGGTTAAAATTTCTAATCAAGCGCTGGAAGCGGCGGCTAAACTCTCTGACCGCTATATCCAAGACCGCTTCTTGCCAGATAAAGCGATTGACTTGATTGATGAAGCCGGAAGCCGTATCCATTTAATCCATTCTGGCCCCTCTCCGGCGGCAAAAGAACTGAAGCAGGAACTGCGTCGAATTACCCAGAAAAAAGAAGAGGCGGTTAAGGCTCAGAATTTTGACAAAGCCTCACAAATGCGCGATCGCGAGTTAGAGTTAGAATCTCAACTCCAAGCGATGCTCAACAACGACCAAGAGCAGAATGCTTCCCTCACTCCTACGGTTACAGAGGAAGACATTGCCCAAATCGTCGCCTCTTGGACGGGGATACCCGTCAACAAGCTTACTGAATCGGAATCAGCGATGCTGTTGCACCTGGAAGACACCCTACATCAGCGCCTAGTGGGTCAAGAGGAAGCGGTTGTCGCCGTTTCCCGTGCGATTCGCCGAGCCAGAGTTGGATTAAAAAATCCCAATCGACCGATCGCCAGCTTTATCTTCTCAGGCCCCACGGGTGTTGGCAAGACTGAACTTGCGAAAGCGCTAGCGGCCTACTTCTTCGGTTCAGAAGAAGCGATGATTCGGCTGGATATGTCGGAATTCATGGAATCCCACACCGTCTCCAAGCTGATTGGTTCCCCTCCGGGATATGTCGGGTATGACGAAGGCGGTCAACTCACGGAAGCCGTTCGACGCAAGCCTTACACAGTGCTGCTATTCGACGAAATCGAAAAAGCTCACCCGGATGTCTTCAACATGCTATTGCAACTGTTGGATGATGGTCGCTTGACCGATGCTCAAGGTCGCACGGTGGACTTTAAGAACACGTTGATTATCATGACCTCTAACATCGGGTCGAAGGTGATTGAAAAAGGTGGCAGTAGCTTCGGTTTTGAATCCTCCGGCAATGAAGCAGAGTCTCGATACCTCCGCATCCGGGATAAGGTGAACGAAGACCTGAAAGGTTACTTCCGTCCTGAGTTCCTCAATCGCCTGGATGAGATTATTGTCTTCCGTCAGTTGACCAGGGATGAGGTGAAGCAAATCGCTGACCTCATGCTACGAGACATCTCCATCCGCCTGCTTGAGCAAGGCATCGCCCTAGAAGTCACGGGACGGTTCAAAGACCGTTTAGTGGACGAAGGTTACGACCCTAGCTATGGTGCAAGACCGTTACGTCGAGCGATTATGCGCCTGCTGGAAGATAGCTTAGCTGAGGCGATGCTATCGGGTCAGGTCAATGATGGCGATACGGCTGTGATTGATGTTGATGACAAGGGTCAGGTGAAAGTATTACAAAGTCAGCCACAAGAGTTGTTGCTCCAAGGCGTTGGCTAA
- a CDS encoding ABC transporter ATP-binding protein — protein sequence MTDNVLDVRNLKVEFHTDEKRVLAVDGIDFKLQRGQTLGIVGESGSGKSVTSLAVMGLVPSPGKITAGEIYFRPSDDGSDSVDLLALHDERKRLYRGGKISMIFQEPMTSLNPVYTCGFQLVEAIRQHQDISEAEARRQAIARLQEVKLIPGDEELKKQYLEELIQQNPSQPTPGDKELYRHINQQKQAILERYPHELSGGQLQRVMIAMAISCNPDVLIADEPTTALDVTVQAAILDLLRELRDNRGMSILFITHDLGVIAEIADSVAVMYQGKIVDRGDVWEIFSNPQHPYTKGLLACRPRLERRMRYLPTVSDFMEVVTTASGELEIREKPVDAKLIAGEEDTGDSASNVTASPRHSVSVSSSSQVPLLAIRDLQVGFPVRGVFGTAKRYIMAVNGISFEVYPGETLGLVGESGCGKSTLARTLLRLIEPISGEMEFEGRDITALKGNRLRQLRREMQIVFQNPFSSLDPRMKIGKTVMEPLVIHEAGGNKKTRRDRAAYLLQRVGLNPDLMNRYPHEFSGGQRQRICIARALALNPKFIICDESVSALDVSVQAQVLNLLKELQSEFGLTYIFISHDLSVVKFMSDRIMVMNQGKIEEIGSAQKIYREPSKDYTRQLIASIPTGTLERIQQQQERRQVSEVSAFSDPWSSN from the coding sequence ATGACTGACAACGTTCTTGATGTCCGCAATTTGAAAGTAGAGTTTCACACCGATGAAAAGCGGGTCTTGGCGGTTGACGGAATTGACTTCAAACTCCAGCGAGGTCAAACCCTGGGAATTGTCGGCGAATCAGGGTCTGGGAAATCGGTCACTTCTCTCGCCGTTATGGGTTTGGTGCCGAGTCCAGGCAAGATTACGGCGGGAGAAATTTATTTCCGTCCCTCGGATGACGGGTCAGATTCGGTGGATTTGCTGGCATTACATGACGAGCGCAAGCGTCTCTACCGAGGTGGGAAAATTTCCATGATTTTTCAGGAACCGATGACTTCCCTCAACCCGGTTTATACCTGTGGGTTCCAGCTTGTGGAAGCTATTCGGCAACACCAGGATATTTCTGAGGCAGAAGCGCGGCGTCAGGCAATAGCTCGTCTTCAGGAGGTCAAGCTCATCCCTGGCGATGAAGAATTAAAGAAGCAGTATCTCGAAGAATTGATTCAGCAAAACCCCAGTCAACCCACGCCAGGGGATAAAGAACTTTACCGCCACATCAATCAGCAAAAACAGGCCATCCTAGAGCGCTATCCCCATGAGCTGTCTGGGGGTCAGTTACAACGGGTGATGATTGCTATGGCAATTTCTTGTAACCCGGATGTGTTGATTGCGGACGAGCCTACAACAGCGTTGGATGTAACGGTGCAGGCGGCAATTCTCGATTTGCTCAGGGAGTTACGGGACAATCGGGGCATGTCGATCCTGTTTATTACCCACGATTTGGGGGTAATTGCAGAAATTGCCGACTCTGTGGCGGTGATGTATCAGGGAAAAATTGTAGATAGAGGGGATGTGTGGGAGATTTTCTCGAACCCGCAGCATCCTTATACCAAAGGTTTGTTAGCTTGTCGCCCTCGTTTGGAGCGGCGTATGCGATACTTACCTACCGTTTCTGATTTCATGGAGGTTGTGACGACAGCGAGTGGTGAACTGGAGATTCGGGAGAAACCCGTTGATGCCAAGCTCATCGCTGGGGAAGAAGATACAGGGGATTCTGCCAGCAACGTCACCGCCTCGCCACGTCACTCTGTCTCTGTATCCTCTTCCTCCCAAGTCCCACTACTTGCGATTCGTGATCTTCAGGTGGGCTTTCCCGTGCGGGGAGTGTTTGGCACCGCTAAACGCTACATTATGGCGGTGAATGGCATCTCGTTTGAGGTTTATCCAGGGGAAACGTTAGGGTTAGTCGGAGAATCGGGGTGTGGCAAATCGACTTTGGCGCGGACTTTACTGCGTTTAATTGAGCCGATAAGCGGTGAGATGGAGTTTGAAGGTCGAGATATCACTGCTCTCAAAGGCAACCGTTTACGGCAATTGCGGCGAGAGATGCAAATTGTGTTCCAAAATCCCTTTAGCTCTCTAGACCCCCGGATGAAAATTGGCAAGACGGTGATGGAGCCATTGGTGATTCATGAGGCGGGAGGCAACAAAAAAACAAGGCGCGATCGCGCCGCTTATTTGTTGCAGCGTGTGGGTTTAAATCCAGACTTGATGAATCGCTATCCTCACGAGTTTTCTGGAGGTCAACGGCAGCGAATTTGTATTGCCAGGGCATTGGCGCTTAATCCTAAGTTTATTATTTGTGATGAATCGGTTTCTGCCCTGGATGTTTCGGTACAAGCACAGGTACTCAACCTGCTCAAGGAGTTACAAAGTGAGTTTGGTCTAACCTACATCTTTATTTCCCATGACTTGAGCGTGGTGAAATTCATGAGCGATCGCATCATGGTGATGAACCAAGGCAAAATCGAAGAGATTGGCTCTGCCCAGAAGATTTACCGCGAACCGAGCAAGGACTATACTCGCCAGTTGATTGCTTCAATTCCTACAGGTACCCTGGAACGGATTCAGCAACAACAAGAACGGCGGCAAGTTTCAGAGGTGTCAGCATTCAGCGATCCTTGGTCTTCTAATTAG
- the larE gene encoding ATP-dependent sacrificial sulfur transferase LarE, with translation MLEQKREKLKTIFSEMERALIAYSGGVDSTLVAKIAYDVLGDRALAVTAKSPSLLPEELEDACIQAAAIGIPHEMIETHEMNNPDYTSNPVNRCYFCKSELHDTLKPLALERGYPYVVDGVNADDLRDYRPGIQAAKERGVRSPLAEVNVTKAEVRQLSKQLGLPWWDKPAQPCLSSRFPYGEEITVTKLQRVGRAEIYLRRLGLSNLRVRSEGDTARIELPPEQIKEFVLTTELPTLVSAFQEFGFVYVSLDLEGYRSGKMNDLVLQHSQTGFLSSRQ, from the coding sequence ATGTTAGAGCAAAAACGAGAGAAACTAAAAACAATATTTTCGGAAATGGAACGGGCATTGATTGCCTATTCCGGAGGTGTCGATAGCACTTTAGTTGCCAAGATAGCCTACGATGTTTTGGGCGATCGCGCTTTGGCGGTTACCGCAAAGTCCCCTTCACTGTTACCCGAAGAACTGGAAGACGCCTGCATTCAAGCGGCAGCGATCGGCATCCCTCATGAGATGATTGAAACTCATGAGATGAACAATCCCGATTACACCTCAAACCCCGTTAACCGTTGTTATTTTTGTAAAAGCGAACTCCACGACACCCTCAAACCCTTGGCACTGGAGCGAGGTTACCCCTATGTGGTGGATGGCGTCAATGCGGATGATTTGAGAGACTATCGACCTGGAATTCAGGCGGCTAAAGAAAGAGGGGTGCGATCGCCTTTAGCTGAAGTGAACGTCACTAAAGCTGAAGTACGCCAACTCTCGAAACAATTGGGGCTTCCCTGGTGGGATAAACCGGCTCAACCTTGTCTGAGTTCGCGCTTTCCTTATGGCGAAGAAATCACCGTTACCAAGCTGCAACGGGTGGGACGTGCCGAGATTTATCTGCGTCGGTTAGGTTTGTCTAATCTGCGAGTGCGTTCTGAAGGTGATACCGCCCGAATTGAGTTACCGCCAGAACAAATTAAGGAGTTTGTCTTAACGACTGAGTTACCGACACTGGTATCCGCCTTTCAGGAATTTGGCTTTGTCTACGTCAGCCTGGATTTGGAAGGATATCGCAGTGGCAAGATGAACGACCTCGTCCTACAACATTCTCAGACGGGATTTCTGAGTTCCCGCCAGTAG